A region of the Dreissena polymorpha isolate Duluth1 chromosome 6, UMN_Dpol_1.0, whole genome shotgun sequence genome:
ATGGTTCTACTCCTTCTTAGTATTTTTCTCTTCTTCTTCgtctataaaaacatataaatacgaatgatgtaatattaaataatccATACTGTGACAGAACTTTGGAATACCTGATGCTCCTTTCAATGACTTCTATGTTTTAAAGAAATTCCAGTGACACATCCACTATCTATTACGTTTTCAAGTACACTAATCACATACTGAGTATAAAATGTAGAAACTACTCATCTCTTCAGTGACAGAACGAATTTTACTAAGGtaagtttatataattatatgattaatataataataataataaaataatatattaaaaaaataattattattgttgttgttgtttattttttatatttgtattattattattattattattattattattattattattattattattattattattattattattatttttattattattattatattttttttataataataataatactaatactactactactactactactactaataataataataattattattattatgtatttttatttgtattattgttattattattgttattatatataacaacattttaattaaatataaatatattaataatacaaaatataatatattacatcggaaatattattgtttgtctttgttattaatgtagcagggttcggtataaggggaacttatactgccttgctatataagctagcttttatagcgacgcggtagagtgtctgcctgatttggaaccgggaggtcccgggttcgatccccatagcGGTCGGGgaattttctggctgggttacattggcgcccaacgtggggccaCATTTTGGAGCTGCCAGTGTTACAAATGGAGCCCCCAGTGAGGATCGAACTCACGACCCCTAGTTTACAAGATAACATAATGTAACAGGTCTATAAAATTAGTGTTTTGTAACCAATTTCTTGTATGTAAGGTGGTGTATCGGTTGTGACTAGTTAGACACGCAAAAGTTCCGGTTTATAATACTTGGTTTTACGTTTTGAGATTGACGGTTCAAATATCAATTGGAATCTTGCATGTTTTATGACATCTTTGTGCCAGGTATGGTGATCTTTGTTTAAAGGTATCTGTCCCTGTGTATTTCCTGCATTTATGGCCCAACTCGCTTCTATTTTCTTCTTTCCTTTTTGATAAAACTCTTGGGCTGTCAATAACTTTTACATTGGTTGTTGCACATCACTTTCaccttgaaatattaatattacagcAGTCACAGTGCTAACCTCCCCCAAGGCTGAGAGAGACCAGGTCGAGAGTAGCTTATACTCCGTAAGTAAGATGTGCAGTTTGTCAAAGTAACGATGCAtaaacactattgttattgtcactGTGTTGTTTTCAGGATACCTATGTTTTAAGATAATTAATGTTATCTTAATATGCCATTTGTATGTTAATATGTTGATTGGAACCACCACACAGCATACCATTATGTTTTAAAGATGAATATGAGTTTGatgtgtatgtattattattgAGTTTGGTTACCACGGTAACCATCTATAATTTGTaaccttattattaaatatgcgtattgataatttgtatattttcaggacgGTCAGTTACAGATCAGTTTCAACGCtcgtatatttattataaatccaCTCAATAAACTTGTAACTGTCAGTGCCTTTGTTGGGATTCTGCCCCCACATTTTGGAGCTGCCAGTGTTACATTAAACATAGTGTGATATGACATATTGAGAGTGTGTGATTATTGTTTgtcgtttattttatttgttttacaagcGAGGTAGTTTAGGAAGTAGAAGGTAGTGACTTGGTCACGCGCACAGCACCTATAGTTAGGACCCGGAATTCTGTTCATCTCTCTTTACAAATTACCTCAGTAGACGAATGTTGAATAAATACCATTTCACGCAATTCGTTTTTActgaaaaataaagttttaagTTGAATGTGTACGTGGTCAAAATGGTTGTTATTATGGGGTGGGGGGATAAGGAGGGAACCCTACTCGTCCAGCTGAAATATCGTCAAAAACAGTTTGCAGtatgactttttttttatttagatcatAACCAAATATGGAGGCCAAATTGGTCGCAGTTTGTGTGTTTTTGACATGCGTAGTGGGGACAGTCGGGCGACCTTGTGCCGCCAACCTGAGAGGTAAATACggaaatgagcctcgctctggaaaaccggggcttaatgcatgtgcgtaaagtgccgtacacagtccgcacaggcttattaggcaCAGTTCGCACTGTCTGATTGGGGACGCTTTCCGCCTGGACTTGATTTTAGgtaaaagagacttcttttaacgAAGCAATCCATACAAGCGCAAAGTGACGTACACAGTCCGCACAGTTTCATCTGGGACAtcatttaacgcacatgtatttaacccagTTCTCCCGGAACGGGACTCGACTTAAACTATCCGTTTGTAATATAACATTAACATGTGAATGGCCACGTGTGTTTCTCTATTTTTGATTCTTATTTAAGTTAACCTTGACTTTACTAAATAGTGTATTTCTTCTTACCACTACAACAAATTTGGATGTGCATATAGCACGCGTTCACATGTTTACTTAACCTAGGCGTAATATCTACTGGAATTTTCATCTAAAAGTTTGCTAGATGATTTATCATTATAGAGTTGTAACAGTTGAACAGTTTAACAGttaattgtttatacaatacACAACTGTCTATGAGAATACAGCACATAAGTGTTATGTATATAACAAACGCGTTGTCAAGTGACTAGTAAATTGTCTAAAGTTATTCATCTTTGATATATTCcttcaaaaataattgtaaaaaacacaaaaacacatgtGAACGTTAACGTTGAACAGATGAAATAGGTAatagaaaaaaaaaggaaaattctaGTCAACCAATGTGGGCTTTGCCAATCCTCATAATTAGTGAACgataatactgtttttttttattttaatggggTGTTTTAAGTATgaattgtacatgtatgtttgtttatTCAGCGTCTCGAATATCAGACTGAATTTATATCTTTCAGAGTACGTGTACGTCCGGTATGGTCAATACCAAGAACTGCAGTGTTGTGATCTAGACAATGCCGAACTATTAGACACTCTCTGGTATAAATATGACGAAGAATCTCAGTCATGGGAACTTCTAGAGCCGGAGAGATCCGACATTCTATTTTTGGAACGTAATGCCACTATTGCATTCAAGCATGTGGATTTTTCCGACACCGGACGATTTAAATGCGCGCGCACTGCCGGAAATTCAGTCCAACCAGACGACTCCAGTACAGAGTTCGATGTTAAAGTCGTCGCATGTGATCAGCTAGCGCGTGGTCCGTTCCCAATAGCGCCTTTGCCCTGCGGTGTGACGTCAGCAAATGTGGGTGATCACGTGACGATCCCGTGCACCGGATATTTCGGTTGCGATCAAGATGATGACAGATTCGTGACATGGTTCATGAAAGCCAAGGCGAGCGACAACAGCTCGTGGGTACAAGTTTCTGCAGCAGACGACAGAATCACGCAAACACAGATCGATAGGTTAGTATTTTCCTACTAGTAAAAGGCCAAATGGTCTTCAATGTCAAGAGTCTCATGATGTTTTAAATCTTACCAACCGAGCAgttaaaacacaaattattggTAAATATTAAAAAGGAATCTTGTGCAAATTATTTTGCTAAATAGTGTTACAAGTTACaccattttaaaatacaaaattgcaAATATCCATCCTGAATACGTCATTATTTTGCGTCACTACTGTATACGTATTTGACTTTTTATTAACATCTGGAAAATAAAAGTCCAGTCACATTAACGTCATTTTTACACTCGACTGATCATATTGTCGTTGgatttttgtttgcattaatgCGTAAGACACTCTTTACAGCCTATTGAcactaaacaaaacatttttgaaTGGCCGTATTtaataatacacaaatatattatcCTAATTAAAATGGTCACTTTtcaatgaaatcaaattgaatatTATTTGTTATACTGAACATCTTCTGGATTTATGTGTTTGTATAAATGTTATCTATTTTCATAATAAAGAAATTCTAGTGAATCTTATAAACACAGCCGtacataaatttaaataagttgaaaaataatattatcaaaaaaatattcttaGCTGCACTTACTTGTGATATAAAAAGGGATGGTCGGTTAACACATAATTCGACAGTGGCgattgaattaaataaatattcaggAATTATTTCATTACTTGAATTATTGCACAATGTCATGACACATCATATGTTCATTTTCGAAAAAAGTGGGTGCGTCTACCAAGAAAAACCTGTAAATAACAAGATAGCGCGGTATACGCTATAAAAAGTTTTTCCAAGTAAGACATTCCCTTGAGATAACCAATAGTTGACtagaataaaacatatattaacataattctttatcaaatgttttatttggTATATTTTGCAATATACTCATTGCCGATATTGTTTCCGTAAAAACTGCGTAAGATATTTAAAGCGTTTCCATTTGGCACTATGACttatcaatgtatttttttctgggggggggggtattcaaAGTGATGTTCAgcacgatttttttcacgtcTGTATACACATTTTGAGATTTAAAAACTCTTAATAATAATATTGGATGTTTTttccataaaaacaaaacaagtgacGCGCTGTATTTAATGCCATATTTtcttgaacaatatatatatatatatatatatatatatatatatattatatatgtatatatacatatatatatatttatatatatatatatatatatatatatatatatggcggCAGAATAAAAATGTGATCGGGCGGTGTATATTTCGAATTTTAAGTGTTACACATAAGTAGTGACATTCGCGGTTCACACGAGAGTTGGAATGGCTAGTTTATCGGTGGATGAGATAATAAGCTCTATGGATGAGTCGAACTCAATATCTGCGACGGAATACTCTATCAACGTGCAAAACCGGTTCACACAAAGACAAAATTGCGGCATTAGATCGTCCGACGGTTTTCAAGCAGTACAACGTAaaccaaaaagaaaaaaaagcgaTTAACACAGAAAACTTCGTGAACATGAATATAGATGATTAATTGTTgtgcatttttgaaaaaaatcaacagtgttgAAGATAAATTATCTTAGTGTAGAAGTGATATAATGAGAGCAAACACGAATTTCAAACGTATTGACAACAGAGTGTGTGCGTTAGAACAGTTATGCGAGTGGCAATCAGAAACGACCAAGTCAATGGGTTACCATTCCATTGATAGAGATTCAAGAGACATAagaaacaacataattatatatggCCTGTCAGAGAAAATGTCGTACTATTATAATACATTGGTGATAATGTTCCTGGAGAATGAGTTAGACATCGAAACAGAAGGCATGATGATTGATCGAGCACACCGGCTGGTGAGAAGTAATAGTCATCTCCATGATCAAAACGTCCAATAATAGTCCGCTTCCGCGATTATATTGACAAAGACACACTTTTTGCTAGGGCACACAAGCTAAAGAGAACTCAATTTGGAATAGACAGTCAGTATCCAAAGAAAATAGTTAGAGCGCGAAAGGAATTGTACCAATCACATGAAGCTGTACAAGGGGACAGTTAAATCAAATAGTTCAAATCAAATACCCAGCTAGATTGTACATCAATGACCGGATGGTACGCGATATGTTTCCAGAATGGTACAGCATGCTCGCTACCGATAGGCTAAAACAGTATTCGACCAGTATTACATATGATAAGAATAGAATGTACTCTAACGAAACCGTGGTAGAAAATCATGAAAATAAGGATGACCGTGATGAGGCAGGAACAAATGAGATGTTAACATTTACTCAGATTACACGTCAACAACATCCTACCAAAGGAAACGATGTAAACAATCTAGACACGGACCGCATTGAAAACACTCATAGAAAGACGGTCAAATAACCCGGACCGTAGTGAAAACACGAATGAAGAAAACGACTACTTACCGAAAGGCGGTGATAAATCCAATAGAAGGACATCAATTACGAGTGAAAATATCACAGACTGttaccaaaaacaaacacaaaaagcGAATTATTCATCTACAGTTAAAAGTGCATGTGGTAAATCGAGCAGAAAGACACAGAGTGTTGGACAAAATTCAAGTTGCGGTACTATAAATAGCACACGTTCACAGCACGCAGCCAAGCGCGGTGAGTTGGACCAGAAATAGGACAGATGTGGAGAGAACGAGGGGATTcaatttcaacttaattttgATAACAAGTGTGCATTTTATGTTTGTAGTACTTTAATTCAAGAATTTGTTGTAAACCTGATTATGTCGAAAATGATGATTTACAccgttttgatttttttaccagATGATTATGTTGCAGATATTATTTTACCAAGGATAAGTCAAGATAAAAATTTAAAcgagaatggtaaatgtttactagattttttaattaaatgtgtggTTTAAAAGTGTTAAATTGGTAGAGTAGGTTTAGATCGTCAACTAGGAAAGTTTACTTGTGTAACGAGTCGAGGATCGAGTGTTATTGTTATGCGACGCCGTTGTAATTTTTAATGTATTGATCAGTTTAAAGTACTATATTCGAATTTATTATCGGACTACTGTGTGATACAATTTCACACgacttttgttaaatattattgttattttaatgaaAGTGCTATAAATGAGTCCGATAAAGTATCGCACGTATTCAAATGGGATAATGAGAAAAATGATATGTATATACAATCTTTCAATAATGCAGAAACTTCTCAATCTTTCATTAATATATGTAATACTATCGATCTTACAAATAGTTTATCGTCATTAGATAATTGTTTGGACATTTTTTGTTCTGTAATTGATAATGTCTGTTCACCTTTATTTAAGAAGACAATAAACACTCAAGTTAGAGGAAAACATCGtgtacataaacataatatatggtttaatgaCGAGTGTCAAAGGGCAAAatcttaattttataataatttgaatatatgcGGAAAGGACATGTCGgatgaaaatataattttgatgTTTCTATCCCGGAgcaagtttaaatgtttaattagaACAAGTTCAGAGTAGACAAAGATTTTAGAACATAATAGATTTTTAGATGCAAAAattattggatattattaaagGTATCAGTAAAGTCTTGCAAGTCAGATAAATTAAAGactgatgatttttttttcaatattttaaatccaTTAATGATACAGACACACATTTTTATCAGCCAGATGAAGACATTCTGTATTTTAATGACATACTAGTATATCTTAACGAGGAATTTCAGGTAATGTTTGATGatttaaatatcgaaatatcaTAAGACGAAATTAAAAAGGCATGTACATCTTAAAAAGATGGAAAATCTGCTGGTCCTGATAACGTTCAAAACGAGTTTTGAAAACACGGtattaaaaataaacactttctgagggtagtatatttactttttaataaaatgtttagtaAAGGTTATTTCCCAGAAACTTGGAGCGAGGGACTAATTGTTTCGCTGCATAAGAAGGGTATTTAGACGACCCGAGCAATTATAGAGGAATAACGCTTTTAAGTACTATAGGAAAATTACTTAGTAAAATTATTAAAAGTCGATTGAACTTATGGCGCGaaaaatattatgtatatatagaaGCTCAAGCCGGATATCGAAAAGGTATGGGTACTATTGACACTATTTTTGTACTGCAGGGTATTATTTCGTATATTTTTAATCAAAGTAAAAAACTGTACACATTATTTGTCGACTTTACGAAGGCATTGGACTTTATAGTTAGATATATATCATAtggtataaattgataaaattaggtGTACGTGGTAAAATTTTGAATATAGTAAGATCGAGGTATAATGTTGTTAAATCGAtgatttgctgatgatattgtaatATTTGCGGAATCGGAAGCTGGACTACAAAATGGATTAGATGTGTTAAtgtgaacaaaacaaaaatacttatttttaaaaaaggcgGACAGAATAGAcaaaatttaaatttttattacaaaGGCAACATTGTAGAAATAGTGAATATTGTACACATCTAGGCATTGTATTTACCACTGGGGTTCTATTCACTAACATATGACGCACTCTCAGGACAGGCTCTTAAAGCAATATACAAGCTGAACGCAGATTTAGTGAAATACCCAGATATATCAGTTAATCATAGACTTGAGCTTTCTAATAAACATATGATGGGTGTAAAATAATAGTGTTTAGATCAAAATAATTCATATAcgatactgtaaacaagtgttaggtgtgaggttgcaaacacaaaataatttagtTTATGGGGAACTTGGACGTGTGccattaataaataaacgtaTCATCTGTGTTTTAAAGTACTGTTTTAATATATAACATTCTGATGATGTCGAGAACATAAACATCGTTTATGATATGTTATTACATGATCATGATATATATCCAGAATAGGTCTTGGGTTTAATCTGTTAAGGAATGATTAGACAGATTAGGATTTAGTgaagtatgttttgttgaaagtgtagaatatattaatatatttttatccataGCTAAACAACGAATATCTCATACGTTTTTGCAAACCTGGTCGTGTGAAATGCAAAACACGACCAGAGGTAGAAGTTATAGCCTTTACAGTAGCTGTAAGTTCCAACCATATTTAAATGtagtaaatgtttcaaaatttagAATTGCGTTAACTCGTTTTAGAGTATCTGCCCACAGAATTGAAGTGGAAGCAAGGAGATGGCACAATCCCGAAATAATACTgtttcaaaacagaaaatgcaaacacTGTAACGTTCTTAGGGACGaatttaattttttactggaattcccaatgtttatgtatttacgtaagaagtatgtaaatacatattaCTGGAAGAACACAAACATGATCACGTTTATTCATCTTTTACAGACTGAAAATGAAAGAAGTGTACGAAATctatcttttttttgtttttaaagcttttaaattgagagctgtcttatgttaacaatattttctctccatgtacttacatttatttataaatttaatattaagaataaCATAAAGTGTATACAAATTGTTTTTACTAAGACTTTCGCTGTACGTAATTGACCATCTGTGTATATCCCTTGTTGTAATATGTGTGTACGCAAGGGCTTAAAGtctaatgtatgttgaaataaactctaTATGCCCGTTCCTCTGATTTAAGTACGGCAGTTACTTGCATTAATATGTGCGCTACGCACATCCTAACCGCTTAATAAAGAAAAGAAACAGTTGGGTCACGGATCATTCGATGTCCGAAATACTGGCTTCATGTTTACAAAACTATGTATagacattgaaaataaatgtttggcaACAAAAAACTAGTTTTAAGTGACATTGATTTAAACGCTGGCACTGGAAATTGATTAAAATGACATTTCTTTAATATGATATGTTATTAAGACGCCTGATTCCGTTGCCAATTTgttgacatcgattttcatttttctGATTGATAGCTCCCCAATGATCTCTATTTTTTCCAGAACGCGTTCAATTAAATTCGGTATGAAAGGATTATTGGTGTCagatcatttttttaaacaagggaAATCACTGTCGTGTTGACCATCTCTCTCATTACACTCAGTATAAAGGATCAAATATTCAAAATGTCCTCAAAGTTGTGTGAATACAATATACCAAGATTGTTCATTCGAACTGACGTCTTTTGTAGTCATGACGGCGTATTGGCGTCAAATTTGACCGTCTCCAACGTCGAAGCTCGGGACACATGGCTTGAGTTTATGTGCATCCTCTACTCAACACAATACATCGAGGGCCAGTCGAAAGTGTTCACGTCAATCCACATCGTGAAAGGTAAGTTAGCTTGCAGTCCCTTTTCTACAGAGTATATCGAGGGTCTAATTAATTTTGCAACTATTTCGTGAATGGTTAGTTAAAATGCATCTTCTACTCTACATGGTATCTTGAGGATCAGACAAAAGTGTTCATATCTCTACGATGTGAATGGTAAGTTTGCCAGTATAATTTACTTTTCACAGTACTTCAAGGATCAAGGTTCACATCACTCACCGTTGTGAATGGTCAGTTTCTATACCTCCTTTACTTTACACAGTACTTTAAGGATCAAGGTTCACATCACTCACCGTTGTTAATGGTAAGTTTCTATACCTCCTCTACTCTACACAGTACTTTAAGGACCAAGGTTCACAATACTCACCGTTGTGAATGGTAAGTTTCTATACCTCCTCTACTTTACACAGTACTTTAAGGATCAAGGTTCACATCACTCACCGTTGTG
Encoded here:
- the LOC127834027 gene encoding uncharacterized protein LOC127834027, with protein sequence MEAKLVAVCVFLTCVVGTVGRPCAANLREYVYVRYGQYQELQCCDLDNAELLDTLWYKYDEESQSWELLEPERSDILFLERNATIAFKHVDFSDTGRFKCARTAGNSVQPDDSSTEFDVKVVACDQLARGPFPIAPLPCGVTSANVGDHVTIPCTGYFGCDQDDDRFVTWFMKAKASDNSSWVQVSAADDRITQTQIDSHDGVLASNLTVSNVEARDTWLEFMCILYSTQYIEGQSKVFTSIHIVKDCVTVSCAPIPLPVFIIPAVAASVVAVAVTLLTICLCRLKAKRKLKYASHGNVLDATRFIHKQNVTSDAVKPNLV